A stretch of the Chitinophagaceae bacterium genome encodes the following:
- a CDS encoding ribonuclease H-like domain-containing protein, with protein MKVFKDHIKTGSFKLKDLEHKFSIRRKVMKYKTSIFQIWGDWRNPKKKKAVLHYNREDVVNLVRLTFKIFKKYNVKSKYLDTIRLK; from the coding sequence ATGAAGGTTTTCAAAGACCATATCAAAACCGGCAGCTTCAAACTAAAGGACCTGGAACATAAATTCAGCATCCGGCGCAAAGTGATGAAATACAAAACCAGCATCTTTCAGATTTGGGGTGATTGGCGAAATCCCAAGAAAAAGAAAGCAGTGCTTCATTACAATAGGGAAGATGTGGTTAATCTGGTGCGGCTTACTTTCAAGATTTTTAAGAAATACAACGTAAAGAGCAAATATCTTGATACCATAAGGCTGAAATAA
- a CDS encoding helix-turn-helix domain-containing protein, whose product MEVITMESQAFKELLSQLQQIKAGLEAQRKSPSDPLLDNNEVCKLLKVSKRTLQNYRDNGDLSFSQVGAKLLYRTSDIDDFLKRNYKKAFHAKP is encoded by the coding sequence ATGGAAGTAATCACAATGGAATCCCAGGCATTCAAAGAGCTGTTAAGTCAACTACAGCAAATCAAAGCCGGCTTAGAAGCCCAGAGAAAAAGCCCATCAGACCCATTGTTGGATAACAACGAGGTCTGCAAACTGCTCAAGGTCAGCAAGCGAACCTTGCAGAACTACAGGGATAATGGCGACCTCTCCTTTAGCCAGGTAGGTGCTAAACTATTGTACCGCACCAGCGACATTGACGACTTCCTGAAACGGAATTATAAAAAAGCCTTCCATGCAAAGCCGTGA
- a CDS encoding DUF559 domain-containing protein has product MHSNFHYNKSLKFFSGLLRKHLTKGERILWHEILQNKKMKGYRFLRQRPIENYIVDFFCKELLLIIELDGYSHDYKVKEDERRDSKLRSLGFTILRIPDQVLFDNIENVVRIIEIAIAKIEVQKRQ; this is encoded by the coding sequence ATGCACTCCAATTTCCATTACAACAAATCATTAAAATTTTTCTCTGGATTACTTCGGAAGCATCTCACAAAGGGTGAAAGGATACTATGGCATGAAATTCTGCAAAACAAAAAGATGAAAGGTTACCGTTTTCTGCGACAGAGACCAATCGAAAACTATATCGTGGATTTCTTTTGTAAAGAGCTCTTGTTGATTATTGAATTAGATGGCTACAGCCATGATTATAAAGTTAAAGAAGACGAGAGGAGAGATAGTAAATTAAGATCGCTTGGGTTTACTATTCTTCGGATTCCTGATCAGGTCCTGTTCGATAATATTGAAAATGTTGTGCGAATCATTGAGATTGCGATTGCGAAAATTGAGGTGCAAAAGAGGCAATGA
- a CDS encoding metallophosphoesterase, whose amino-acid sequence MSRFIPLLIAATVLFLLDLYAFQAIRHSIPGLSPAVRRVITVSYWLITAATIGSLFLFAFYSPFELPQTIRVIWFGALIIFYLPKILLLPFLIIDDSGRLIRWVGSLLSPPATPSTGKAITRSDFLMQAGLLVSGLFLSGLVYGVFRGGYNYTIRRAKVKLPHLPDAFNGLRIVQISDIHSGSFTVTHPLKNAVELINEQQPDLVFFTGDLVNSQTNEMLPYIDIFKKINAKMGVYSIFGNHDYGDYNSWPDEAAKQANLQQLVEVHRELGWKLLRNENVMLGEEGSQLAIIGMENWGTRFQKYGDMTKSYAGAEKAAVKLLLSHDPSHWDAEVTSKFKEVDVTFSGHTHGAQMGIEIPGFLKWSPSQYLYKQWAGLYREGKQFLYVNRGLGFLAYPGRLGISPEITVMELVKG is encoded by the coding sequence ATGAGCCGATTTATTCCATTGCTGATTGCTGCAACCGTTTTGTTTTTGCTTGATCTCTATGCTTTCCAGGCGATCCGTCATTCCATACCGGGGTTATCGCCTGCCGTTAGGAGGGTAATCACAGTCAGTTACTGGCTGATCACCGCTGCCACCATCGGCAGCCTTTTCCTGTTTGCTTTTTACAGTCCGTTCGAACTTCCTCAAACGATCCGTGTAATCTGGTTTGGTGCCCTGATAATTTTCTACCTCCCTAAGATACTCTTGCTGCCCTTTCTCATTATTGACGATTCAGGCCGATTGATAAGATGGGTGGGTTCTCTCCTTTCGCCACCGGCAACGCCATCTACCGGCAAAGCAATCACGAGGTCAGATTTTTTAATGCAGGCCGGACTGTTGGTCTCCGGCTTATTCCTCAGCGGATTGGTTTACGGTGTTTTCCGGGGTGGCTATAATTATACAATACGTCGGGCAAAAGTGAAATTGCCGCACCTCCCCGATGCCTTCAACGGGCTGCGCATTGTACAGATTTCTGATATTCACAGTGGTAGTTTTACGGTAACACATCCTTTGAAAAATGCTGTCGAACTGATTAATGAGCAGCAGCCTGACCTCGTTTTTTTTACCGGCGATCTTGTAAATAGTCAGACCAATGAAATGTTGCCTTACATCGACATCTTTAAAAAGATCAATGCAAAAATGGGTGTCTATTCCATTTTCGGCAACCATGATTATGGTGATTATAACAGTTGGCCGGATGAAGCTGCCAAGCAAGCCAACCTGCAGCAGCTTGTTGAGGTACATCGTGAATTAGGTTGGAAATTATTAAGGAATGAAAATGTGATGCTTGGCGAAGAAGGGAGTCAACTTGCCATCATCGGTATGGAAAACTGGGGGACGCGTTTTCAGAAGTATGGTGACATGACAAAATCGTATGCCGGTGCGGAGAAAGCCGCGGTGAAACTGTTGCTCAGCCACGATCCTTCTCATTGGGACGCAGAGGTTACGTCAAAATTTAAAGAGGTGGACGTTACTTTCAGTGGTCATACACATGGAGCACAAATGGGCATTGAGATTCCGGGATTTCTCAAATGGAGTCCTTCACAATATTTATATAAGCAATGGGCAGGTTTATACCGGGAAGGGAAACAATTTTTATATGTGAACCGGGGATTGGGATTTCTAGCGTATCCCGGAAGATTGGGAATTTCGCCGGAGATTACGGTGATGGAGTTGGTGAAGGGGTGA
- a CDS encoding M1 family metallopeptidase — MILLTAGVPVTAQTIVLQKFTRADTLRGMLSALRSCYDVSFYDLDIKVDVKRHSISGKNTISYNVVEDFDSLQIDLFAKMKIEKITYNNMELKFRREFNAVMVKFPEQQKKGGSGAITCYYSGMPMIAKSPPWDGGFVWKKDAHGLDWVGVSCEGTGASLWWPCKDHLSDEPDSMSLTFTVPDGLMCVANGTLRSDKRNADGTVTWKWFVSYPINNYNVTFNLANYSHWQDVYVHDNDTLPLDYYVLADNVAQAKTHFEQVKLMLACFEYYFGPYPFPKDGYALVETNYWGMEHQGAIAYGNNYQNNKQGFDYIIIHESAHEWWGNNVTCNDVAELWIHESFAAYSEPLYLECTQGKEAAVKYLVDHRWSISDKYPIIGPYGVNFQGTENDNDMYDKGSWMLHTFRNVLNNDTLFFYILKNIQLHFKLQNISTHELIAYINELAGKNYTFFFDQYLRYPSPPVLEYRTRQKGKDTRLEYRWRTDVKPFNMPLEITDSYQYNFGVVSKTYERIYPTNSWQTLTIHDFDAANFDVNTDLFYVKKREVK, encoded by the coding sequence TTGATTTTACTAACCGCAGGTGTTCCTGTAACTGCACAAACAATAGTCCTACAAAAATTCACCCGAGCGGATACTTTGCGCGGCATGCTGTCAGCGTTACGAAGTTGTTATGATGTCAGCTTTTATGATCTCGATATTAAGGTGGATGTTAAAAGGCATTCCATCAGCGGAAAAAATACGATCAGCTACAACGTGGTGGAAGATTTTGACTCGTTGCAGATTGACCTCTTTGCAAAAATGAAAATTGAGAAGATCACGTATAATAATATGGAACTGAAATTCCGGCGTGAGTTTAACGCTGTGATGGTAAAGTTTCCGGAGCAGCAAAAAAAGGGTGGAAGCGGAGCGATCACCTGTTATTATTCCGGCATGCCCATGATCGCGAAATCACCACCGTGGGATGGCGGATTTGTCTGGAAAAAAGATGCGCATGGTCTTGACTGGGTGGGAGTTTCATGCGAAGGAACAGGCGCCTCTCTCTGGTGGCCCTGTAAAGATCACCTGAGCGATGAGCCTGATAGTATGTCTTTAACTTTTACGGTGCCTGACGGATTGATGTGTGTTGCCAATGGAACACTTCGCAGTGATAAAAGGAATGCAGATGGCACCGTTACCTGGAAGTGGTTTGTCAGTTATCCGATCAACAATTACAATGTAACTTTCAACCTCGCGAATTATTCACATTGGCAGGATGTCTATGTTCATGATAATGACACTTTACCGCTTGATTATTATGTGCTTGCTGATAATGTAGCACAAGCAAAAACACATTTTGAACAGGTGAAGCTGATGCTCGCCTGCTTTGAATACTATTTTGGTCCGTATCCTTTTCCAAAAGACGGCTATGCATTGGTGGAAACAAATTACTGGGGAATGGAACACCAGGGCGCTATCGCTTACGGAAACAATTACCAGAACAACAAGCAGGGTTTTGATTACATCATCATTCATGAAAGCGCACATGAATGGTGGGGCAACAATGTGACCTGCAACGACGTGGCGGAACTATGGATCCATGAATCTTTTGCCGCGTATTCCGAACCACTTTATCTTGAATGTACACAGGGGAAAGAAGCGGCAGTTAAGTATCTTGTTGATCACCGTTGGAGCATATCTGACAAGTACCCCATCATTGGACCGTATGGAGTTAATTTTCAGGGTACTGAAAACGACAACGACATGTATGACAAAGGAAGCTGGATGCTTCACACTTTCAGGAACGTATTGAATAACGACACGTTATTTTTTTATATCCTCAAAAATATTCAGCTTCATTTTAAGCTGCAAAACATTTCTACCCATGAACTGATAGCCTATATTAATGAGCTGGCAGGAAAGAATTATACTTTTTTCTTCGATCAGTACCTGCGTTATCCTTCCCCGCCGGTATTGGAATATCGTACCCGTCAGAAAGGCAAAGACACGCGCCTCGAATACCGTTGGCGAACAGATGTAAAGCCCTTTAACATGCCGTTGGAAATAACCGACAGCTATCAATATAATTTCGGCGTGGTTTCAAAAACATATGAACGCATCTACCCAACTAATAGCTGGCAAACACTTACGATTCATGATTTCGATGCCGCCAACTTTGATGTAAATACGGATTTGTTTTATGTAAAGAAGCGGGAAGTGAAGTGA